From the Thermococcus sp. 18S1 genome, one window contains:
- the cas1 gene encoding CRISPR-associated endonuclease Cas1: protein MLRRMKYPLFITQHGELRREENALVFSGELVKKVLPLGQINEIHCLARVSLTSGAIDLLSEAGIPVHFYTIRGDYKGSFINDASPRGRLHLAQAEHYIDPGKRLHIAREVVRGIQNTMAFVLSRWGVNPVKLNSIEVDGETVEAVMGREAELWNHFYRYFGEAIGVENFRRTRRPPQDEINAMISYANAVVYGLAFSSAVKAGLDPSIGYLHSVSEKRHSLPLDLADIFKPLYVFPTVKALAGRMKKSDFTKKGGAVYLSREGKRKLLSALTDTLRRTVYYKPWKRSMSYRFMMDYEARRLRRHLRGKSRYKAFRPWWR, encoded by the coding sequence GTGCTTCGGCGCATGAAGTATCCCCTCTTTATTACCCAGCATGGTGAACTCAGACGCGAGGAGAACGCGCTCGTTTTTTCCGGGGAACTCGTAAAGAAAGTCCTGCCGCTGGGGCAGATCAACGAGATCCACTGCCTCGCGAGGGTCTCCCTCACGAGCGGTGCTATTGACCTCCTCAGTGAAGCGGGAATCCCTGTTCATTTCTACACAATCCGGGGAGATTACAAGGGTTCGTTCATAAACGACGCCTCGCCGAGGGGTAGGCTCCACCTGGCCCAGGCCGAACATTACATCGACCCCGGGAAGAGGCTCCATATAGCCAGGGAAGTCGTGAGGGGGATACAGAATACGATGGCCTTCGTGCTCTCGCGATGGGGCGTTAATCCCGTCAAGCTGAACTCTATCGAGGTCGATGGTGAAACCGTTGAGGCCGTCATGGGCAGGGAAGCCGAGCTGTGGAATCACTTCTACCGCTACTTTGGGGAGGCCATTGGCGTTGAGAACTTCCGGCGAACCCGAAGGCCCCCGCAGGATGAGATAAACGCGATGATAAGCTATGCCAACGCGGTCGTCTACGGGCTGGCGTTCTCATCAGCCGTAAAGGCCGGCCTCGACCCGTCCATAGGCTACCTCCACTCGGTGAGCGAGAAAAGGCACTCCCTCCCGCTTGACCTCGCCGACATCTTCAAGCCCCTCTACGTCTTCCCTACCGTGAAGGCCCTCGCCGGCAGAATGAAGAAGTCGGACTTCACGAAGAAAGGGGGCGCCGTTTACCTTTCCAGGGAAGGTAAGAGGAAGTTGCTATCGGCCCTCACCGACACGCTCAGGCGAACCGTCTACTACAAACCCTGGAAGAGGAGCATGAGCTATCGTTTCATGATGGATTACGAGGCCCGAAGGCTCAGGCGGCACCTCCGTGGGAAGTCACGTTACAAGGCCTTCAGGCCGTGGTGGCGATGA
- the cas2 gene encoding CRISPR-associated endonuclease Cas2, giving the protein MRYYIVVYDVNEKRVVKVHRLLRRYLQWRQRSVFEGYLADDELGELLRRLDSIIDESEDSVVFYSLPSDKIVRSFHIGAPPDRFENVL; this is encoded by the coding sequence ATGAGGTACTACATAGTCGTCTACGACGTGAACGAAAAGCGTGTCGTAAAGGTGCACAGGCTCCTGAGGCGCTACCTCCAGTGGCGCCAGAGGAGCGTTTTCGAGGGCTACCTGGCCGACGACGAGCTGGGGGAACTGCTGAGGAGGCTGGATTCTATAATAGATGAGTCGGAGGATTCGGTCGTCTTCTACTCACTGCCGAGCGATAAAATCGTTCGCAGTTTTCACATTGGCGCTCCTCCCGACAGGTTTGAGAACGTCCTGTGA
- the cmr1 gene encoding type III-B CRISPR module RAMP protein Cmr1, translating into MYRAEFKLETITPLFMRGADQSKAEFRPASVKGVMRWWFRALAGNYFGDDIEALKNAECRVFGCAGTGRSRVIVDVDAPEVNLERRPLPMVWNKKYGGRISANAIPEGSTFKVTLKSQNLKYLELASYSLLALLYLGGLGFRSNRGAGSLRLMDLEGDIESELGPSIPKTKDELRELPGKLRGGVEQVLSQLNVQSSKSSNRGCLPYSSLRDNCFGLYLWGERNSRDKVYYSDGNSNLLDEFEREFKNKTNHSSKFGYKDYVFGGAKPRRASPMRVGVVYLDGKYRLRISTFETSHYHPKIRTVYWSNLFKFLQNIQAERVYPNPKGVSQ; encoded by the coding sequence ATGTACCGGGCCGAGTTCAAGCTTGAAACAATTACACCCCTCTTCATGAGGGGTGCCGACCAGAGTAAGGCCGAGTTCCGGCCGGCAAGTGTCAAGGGAGTGATGAGGTGGTGGTTCAGGGCGCTCGCTGGAAACTACTTCGGGGACGACATCGAGGCCCTGAAGAATGCCGAGTGCCGAGTCTTTGGTTGTGCAGGGACTGGAAGGAGCAGGGTGATTGTTGATGTCGATGCTCCAGAAGTTAATCTTGAGCGCAGACCGCTCCCAATGGTGTGGAACAAGAAATATGGGGGGCGTATTAGCGCAAATGCTATACCTGAGGGTTCAACTTTTAAAGTTACCTTGAAGTCTCAGAATCTCAAATATTTAGAGCTGGCGTCATACTCTTTGTTGGCACTTCTTTATCTCGGTGGCCTTGGGTTCAGGAGCAATAGGGGGGCGGGTTCTCTACGCCTTATGGACTTAGAGGGTGATATTGAAAGCGAATTAGGCCCCTCGATTCCAAAAACCAAAGATGAACTGAGGGAACTGCCGGGAAAACTTCGTGGAGGAGTAGAGCAGGTGTTATCCCAACTTAATGTCCAGTCTTCCAAAAGCAGCAATAGAGGATGTCTCCCATATTCATCTCTCAGGGATAACTGTTTTGGGCTTTATCTTTGGGGTGAGAGAAACTCGAGAGACAAAGTGTATTACAGTGATGGAAACTCCAACCTTCTTGACGAATTTGAGAGAGAATTCAAAAATAAAACTAACCACTCTAGTAAATTTGGCTACAAGGATTACGTTTTTGGTGGAGCCAAGCCTCGTAGGGCGTCTCCTATGAGAGTAGGGGTGGTTTATCTCGATGGAAAATACCGTCTTAGAATCTCCACATTTGAAACTTCCCACTACCACCCCAAAATCAGAACTGTTTACTGGAGCAACCTCTTCAAGTTTCTCCAGAACATCCAGGCCGAAAGAGTATACCCTAACCCTAAGGGGGTGTCCCAATGA
- the cas10 gene encoding type III-B CRISPR-associated protein Cas10/Cmr2: MSRGFNALFDFAPSVLLAGYLGLNPDELFSDVENDKVKENCTPKVHRDYKLWESLSIVKINGKPEKLLLKHPISARDKELSDLQKFIDHLKESGKLEDFLKVLRREELELMCEAREKSVEEVWNVLPEALKNRYHSVIKEFAGDNSFDLSKIAEELVHFPAEPAFPDHDWLSRAEIYATLNAIKEESKKPYLLRFKISPVQAFIGNARKELDFWAGSHLLSRLTYEAIKAIKAETGPWAIIFPHLREQPFFEAEFKVVEGEKYDVPNMPNKVLAVIGIEEGREKEFVENIQGRITGKINGFLGELLNEAWKRYEIEGLLSSLGVKGEDELEVARKVLNSYFNVTVRVYPYEELKLERVHDEKMREIIETLSGDGGGKAVYYPYLFAVLDQITDFASVQKEKEPLPPGFKCTVCGELPAIGQLHHNTNHNYPAERVKYRELRRAWEDHVKKLHSRGIYDIKDGEMLCPLCLVKRVYPKVYLNIWEGKNVKREGKRRVESVSEVALRRSGYWSELYERAKIEYNTPGERLQCVKKYPLHKRLAVLFRLLGSPNSEAIYPENLSSLKSLLKIYGRFSEAFNDAELKEEIERCINSIREEILEKSREMGEPPRYYAMLKMDGDNMGKVISGEKGVKMLKDYLAVDASVPNVKRPVTPTTHVAITRSLSNFAVNFVPKIIQDDGSYRRGDFHYSGHRGELILAGGDDVFALLPADTVIDAAHQTQEAFRKDWMGFDYLQGSTRSMSAGILVLHYKEPLYHAYRLVSELEETAKYMGRNAVALGYLTHSGNFYRVVLNWEPFSENSCTFEVLKLLDSEGGVSLSSKFIYELYETVDIWPVKPEAIEQLLRFELNRHVSGQGDEKKKVVESTLQNLLWTASHVRVKLGEKELKSTGLAEKVSVEELNEKILQLVSIDPEKPDDLGEHRGTTKFWVELAKELQNSLPLDKKEAEAFAGIVMKKQLKGASMLLRILSKMGVVG, from the coding sequence ATGAGCAGAGGCTTTAATGCTCTCTTCGACTTCGCACCCTCTGTCCTGCTCGCCGGGTATCTTGGCCTGAATCCCGACGAACTGTTCAGCGACGTTGAGAATGATAAAGTGAAAGAAAACTGCACCCCCAAAGTTCATAGAGACTACAAGTTATGGGAGTCCCTCTCGATTGTAAAAATCAACGGAAAACCTGAAAAGCTCCTCCTCAAGCATCCCATAAGCGCGAGGGACAAGGAGCTTTCAGACCTTCAGAAGTTCATTGACCACCTGAAGGAATCTGGGAAACTGGAAGACTTCCTGAAGGTCCTCAGGAGGGAGGAACTCGAACTGATGTGCGAAGCGCGCGAGAAATCCGTGGAGGAAGTGTGGAACGTCCTCCCCGAGGCCCTCAAGAACAGATACCACAGTGTGATTAAGGAGTTTGCCGGTGATAACAGCTTCGACCTATCAAAAATCGCCGAGGAGCTTGTCCACTTCCCGGCCGAGCCGGCTTTCCCCGACCACGACTGGCTGAGCAGGGCGGAAATCTACGCGACGCTGAATGCCATCAAGGAGGAAAGCAAGAAACCCTACCTGCTGCGCTTCAAGATTTCTCCGGTTCAGGCCTTCATAGGTAACGCGAGGAAGGAACTCGACTTCTGGGCCGGCAGTCATCTGCTTTCCCGCCTCACCTACGAGGCCATAAAGGCCATAAAGGCCGAAACCGGGCCGTGGGCGATAATCTTCCCGCACCTCAGGGAGCAACCATTCTTCGAGGCCGAGTTCAAGGTCGTGGAGGGGGAGAAATACGACGTTCCCAACATGCCCAACAAGGTTTTGGCGGTAATTGGAATCGAGGAGGGCAGGGAGAAGGAGTTTGTCGAAAACATTCAGGGTAGGATAACCGGGAAAATAAACGGCTTCCTTGGCGAGCTACTTAACGAGGCGTGGAAGAGGTATGAAATTGAAGGTCTTCTGAGCTCTCTTGGAGTGAAGGGTGAGGATGAGCTTGAAGTTGCCAGGAAGGTCCTCAACAGCTACTTCAACGTAACCGTGCGGGTTTATCCCTACGAGGAGCTGAAACTCGAAAGGGTTCACGACGAAAAGATGAGGGAAATAATCGAAACACTCTCGGGGGATGGGGGCGGAAAGGCGGTATACTACCCTTACCTCTTCGCCGTTCTCGACCAGATTACGGACTTTGCCTCGGTTCAGAAGGAAAAGGAACCCCTCCCGCCGGGGTTCAAGTGCACCGTCTGCGGTGAGCTTCCTGCCATTGGCCAGCTCCACCACAACACGAACCACAACTACCCGGCGGAGCGCGTCAAATACCGGGAACTCAGGAGGGCCTGGGAGGACCACGTGAAAAAACTCCACAGCAGGGGCATCTACGACATCAAGGACGGGGAGATGCTCTGCCCCCTCTGCCTGGTCAAGAGGGTTTACCCGAAGGTTTACCTTAATATCTGGGAAGGCAAAAACGTGAAGCGCGAAGGAAAGAGAAGGGTTGAATCCGTCAGCGAGGTTGCCCTGAGGAGGAGCGGCTACTGGAGTGAACTCTACGAGAGGGCGAAGATTGAATACAACACCCCCGGGGAGAGACTGCAATGTGTGAAAAAGTATCCCCTCCATAAAAGGCTTGCAGTTCTTTTCAGGCTCTTGGGCTCTCCCAACTCCGAGGCCATCTATCCAGAAAATCTCTCAAGCCTTAAGTCGCTCCTTAAGATATACGGAAGATTCAGTGAGGCGTTCAACGATGCTGAACTCAAGGAGGAGATTGAGAGGTGTATTAACTCCATACGTGAGGAGATACTTGAAAAAAGTCGGGAGATGGGTGAACCCCCACGCTACTACGCCATGCTCAAGATGGACGGCGACAACATGGGTAAGGTGATAAGCGGCGAGAAGGGCGTGAAGATGCTGAAGGACTACCTGGCCGTTGATGCCAGCGTCCCCAATGTTAAGAGGCCCGTAACGCCGACGACCCACGTTGCAATAACCCGCTCCCTCTCGAACTTCGCCGTCAACTTCGTTCCGAAGATAATTCAAGACGACGGGAGCTACCGGAGGGGAGACTTCCATTACAGCGGCCACAGGGGCGAGCTAATCCTCGCAGGTGGAGACGATGTTTTCGCTCTCCTGCCAGCGGACACGGTAATCGATGCCGCCCACCAGACGCAGGAGGCCTTCAGGAAGGACTGGATGGGCTTCGACTACCTCCAGGGAAGCACGAGGAGCATGAGTGCGGGAATCCTAGTGCTCCATTACAAGGAGCCCCTTTACCATGCCTACCGGCTCGTTAGCGAGCTCGAGGAGACGGCGAAGTACATGGGCAGGAACGCCGTGGCCCTGGGCTATTTGACCCACAGCGGCAACTTCTACCGCGTTGTTCTCAATTGGGAGCCCTTCTCGGAAAACAGCTGTACCTTTGAGGTTTTGAAGCTCCTCGATAGTGAGGGCGGTGTGTCCCTCAGCTCGAAGTTCATCTACGAGCTGTATGAGACCGTTGATATATGGCCGGTCAAGCCCGAGGCCATAGAACAGCTCCTCCGCTTTGAACTGAACAGGCACGTTAGCGGACAGGGGGACGAAAAGAAGAAGGTCGTCGAAAGCACCCTTCAAAACCTCCTCTGGACGGCAAGCCACGTGAGGGTTAAGTTAGGCGAGAAGGAACTGAAGAGCACTGGTCTTGCTGAAAAGGTCAGCGTGGAGGAGCTCAACGAGAAGATTCTTCAGCTTGTTTCCATCGACCCCGAGAAACCTGATGACCTTGGGGAGCACAGGGGAACAACAAAATTCTGGGTTGAGCTGGCAAAGGAGCTCCAGAATTCTCTGCCCCTCGACAAAAAAGAAGCCGAAGCCTTCGCCGGAATCGTCATGAAAAAACAGCTTAAAGGGGCTTCGATGCTCCTGAGGATACTCAGTAAGATGGGGGTGGTTGGATGA
- the cmr3 gene encoding type III-B CRISPR module-associated protein Cmr3: protein MRVIFDPYDVLFFRDSRNFSAGESHIGTSLPYVPPSTAVGALRHVLYRKNEKCRVLANPGMDCPHFSVKGAFFAKNGVEVFPLPRDIVRVRVNGEEKYTVAKVHEDGVVTAMESVHFSPAHGFLKLDKLKGYLAGNLAQKDVVPFDTVTDTDKIFEFEERIGIGLNNGKTTEEGLLYRTRNLRPKEDVTVSVWVEGGENESNAKVRNCLGENEAVRLGGEGHFAFIEVDDGTPWERFKEIHLNSGRIKLYVATPLIPRNDGYTWGITEVLKSIGIEAVVIKAFTDKPVRVEGWDYHYKAPKKVRYAIPAGSVYILEVRSGVEHLKPVMNLGELSCLGYGLVFMGRASSQDRGD, encoded by the coding sequence ATGAGGGTCATTTTTGACCCCTATGACGTCCTCTTTTTCCGAGACAGCAGGAACTTCTCGGCTGGGGAGTCTCACATCGGCACTTCACTTCCCTACGTCCCCCCGAGCACGGCAGTCGGTGCGCTCCGCCACGTCCTTTACAGAAAGAATGAGAAATGCAGGGTTCTCGCGAATCCTGGGATGGATTGCCCCCACTTTTCGGTTAAGGGGGCTTTCTTCGCTAAGAACGGTGTGGAGGTCTTTCCGCTTCCTAGGGACATAGTCAGGGTAAGAGTGAACGGTGAGGAGAAGTACACGGTTGCAAAGGTTCACGAGGATGGGGTTGTAACTGCAATGGAGAGCGTACACTTCAGCCCGGCGCATGGATTCCTGAAACTCGACAAACTGAAGGGATACCTGGCGGGAAATCTGGCACAAAAGGACGTGGTTCCCTTTGATACCGTTACGGATACGGACAAAATCTTTGAGTTTGAGGAGAGGATTGGCATAGGCCTGAACAATGGTAAGACAACCGAGGAGGGACTTCTGTACAGGACGAGGAACCTCAGGCCGAAGGAGGACGTTACTGTCTCGGTTTGGGTTGAGGGGGGTGAGAACGAAAGCAACGCCAAGGTGAGGAACTGTCTGGGCGAAAACGAGGCCGTACGCCTCGGCGGTGAGGGACACTTCGCCTTTATTGAGGTGGACGATGGAACGCCCTGGGAGAGATTCAAAGAAATTCACCTAAACTCTGGCAGAATAAAGCTCTACGTTGCAACGCCGCTCATTCCGAGGAACGATGGTTACACCTGGGGTATAACGGAGGTTCTCAAAAGCATTGGGATTGAAGCAGTAGTCATCAAGGCCTTCACAGACAAGCCTGTTAGAGTGGAGGGCTGGGATTACCACTACAAAGCCCCCAAAAAGGTACGCTACGCGATTCCGGCCGGTAGCGTCTACATCCTGGAAGTCAGGTCGGGCGTTGAACATCTCAAACCCGTCATGAACCTCGGTGAGCTCTCCTGCCTTGGATACGGTCTGGTTTTCATGGGCAGAGCTTCCTCCCAAGATAGGGGTGATTGA
- the crn3 gene encoding CRISPR-associated ring nuclease Crn3/Csx3, with protein MLTFRTVELKDFTLVHFEIEGTLKPEELKSLKPPEVKGTKGVVLSGRGPVWLYGFLVHHYHPTAWVGTYDPRVGVVVVESHVPGVEPGDVFKFNPEEVLG; from the coding sequence ATGCTGACATTTAGAACGGTCGAACTCAAGGACTTCACGCTGGTTCACTTCGAGATCGAGGGGACCCTAAAGCCCGAGGAGCTAAAGTCCCTAAAGCCACCTGAAGTCAAAGGAACCAAGGGAGTCGTCCTGAGCGGTAGGGGGCCGGTATGGCTCTACGGCTTCCTAGTTCACCACTATCATCCCACCGCATGGGTGGGTACCTACGACCCTAGGGTAGGGGTCGTCGTCGTTGAATCCCACGTTCCCGGCGTTGAGCCTGGGGACGTTTTTAAGTTCAACCCAGAGGAGGTGTTGGGATGA
- the cmr4 gene encoding type III-B CRISPR module RAMP protein Cmr4 — translation MKSLVLGLYAITPLHPGSGSEISVIDLPIQRERHTGFPVIWGQSLKGVLRSAFENSGFEEGVVHSIFGPLTNRASDHAGAISVGDARILLFPVRSVKGVFAYVTSPFVLRRFVEDLRRAYKENGNQFDPSILANIEIPEGHAKIVVDSNEHLNVVEETVVLEDIPLTVETVEELNGIVGKIRELLPDEIKNGFEKRLIIVSDDLFSMLVRTTTEIVTRIRINSNTGTVDTGALWYEEFLPSDTLMYSVIVMGDGKKKNGNSEENPLTAEKLMEEFKNFIEKKEFLQIGGDETVGKGFVRISPLEVGRNEEHRA, via the coding sequence ATGAAGAGCCTTGTCTTAGGTCTCTACGCCATAACTCCCCTCCACCCGGGGAGCGGTTCCGAGATAAGCGTTATAGACCTTCCCATACAGAGGGAAAGGCACACGGGCTTTCCGGTGATATGGGGCCAGAGCCTGAAGGGCGTTCTGAGGAGCGCCTTCGAAAACTCCGGGTTCGAGGAAGGTGTCGTGCACTCGATATTCGGTCCCCTCACTAACAGGGCCAGCGACCACGCCGGAGCGATAAGCGTTGGGGACGCGAGGATACTCCTCTTCCCGGTGAGGAGCGTTAAGGGAGTCTTCGCCTACGTCACCAGCCCTTTCGTTCTCAGAAGGTTCGTGGAGGATCTCAGGAGGGCGTACAAAGAAAACGGGAATCAGTTTGACCCCTCTATCCTGGCCAACATTGAAATTCCAGAAGGGCACGCAAAGATTGTAGTTGATTCCAATGAACACCTTAACGTGGTCGAGGAGACAGTTGTTCTTGAGGACATTCCGCTGACTGTAGAAACGGTGGAAGAACTTAACGGCATTGTTGGAAAGATAAGGGAACTCCTTCCGGATGAAATCAAAAATGGCTTCGAAAAGCGCCTCATTATAGTTTCCGACGACCTGTTTTCGATGCTCGTGAGAACGACAACGGAGATAGTCACGAGAATAAGGATAAACTCTAACACTGGAACGGTCGACACAGGAGCTCTGTGGTACGAGGAGTTCCTCCCGAGTGACACACTGATGTATTCGGTTATAGTAATGGGCGATGGGAAAAAGAAGAACGGAAATAGTGAGGAAAATCCGCTTACCGCAGAGAAACTTATGGAAGAGTTCAAGAACTTCATTGAGAAGAAGGAGTTCCTCCAGATTGGGGGTGACGAAACCGTGGGAAAGGGCTTTGTAAGAATATCACCTCTTGAGGTGGGGAGGAATGAGGAGCATCGAGCATGA
- the cmr5 gene encoding type III-B CRISPR module-associated protein Cmr5, translated as MRSIEHERGAFAYSKISEVKDKGWAGDYKGYVKRAPAMIMTNGLAQTLAFYRSKQKPAYNALFNHINEWLKRREYLEGNCERNPSDILEWLVYCASDFEAYQATVEVLALLNWMRRFADAMIEKKESDE; from the coding sequence ATGAGGAGCATCGAGCATGAGCGGGGCGCATTTGCATACTCCAAAATTTCAGAGGTTAAGGACAAGGGATGGGCCGGCGACTACAAAGGCTACGTGAAGCGTGCTCCGGCAATGATAATGACTAACGGGCTGGCACAGACACTTGCCTTTTACCGTTCAAAGCAGAAGCCGGCTTACAATGCCCTTTTCAATCATATAAACGAGTGGCTTAAACGCAGGGAATACCTCGAAGGAAACTGCGAGCGCAATCCATCGGATATCCTTGAATGGCTAGTCTACTGCGCCAGCGACTTTGAGGCGTACCAGGCAACTGTTGAGGTTCTTGCTCTCCTTAACTGGATGAGGCGCTTTGCCGATGCGATGATTGAAAAGAAAGAGAGCGATGAGTAG
- the cmr6 gene encoding type III-B CRISPR module RAMP protein Cmr6, translating to MGLYFHRKGETGQKLWNSIVTGVREGSLNLDLYLNKYLLMDGTKIHTGSPSQAKVAAMELLRNIRRFGINTRLTKGEGAPQVPIGQKVIEEYRRYHKLHSKLAEITFDLKTTSRLVVGLDEGGTYETGITLLRNYGVPYIPGTALKGVAKHYAVEKLVKSHWFKNGKFREELFDGIFEEETERLAGKYRKDGKKFNEDVYGAMEVTMLALEEESNEEKGEPPKEFLNWEISLNGETITVSELRKIFGTKAKEGSVVFLDALPDPNNLENILEWDIMNPHYSPYYQRNEVPGDWHNPTPIKFLVVKPDVRFLFRLRKAKTCTGNCDGLLTKAEALLMEALKNHGVGAKTALGYGRFDVP from the coding sequence ATGGGCCTTTACTTTCACAGAAAGGGAGAGACGGGACAAAAACTGTGGAACTCAATTGTAACCGGAGTCAGGGAAGGCAGTCTTAACTTGGACCTCTATCTGAACAAATACCTTCTCATGGACGGGACGAAAATACACACGGGGAGCCCGTCCCAGGCAAAGGTAGCAGCAATGGAGCTTCTCCGGAACATTAGAAGATTCGGTATAAATACCCGCCTTACCAAAGGGGAGGGTGCCCCTCAAGTTCCAATAGGCCAAAAGGTCATCGAAGAGTATCGCCGTTATCACAAACTGCACTCAAAGCTGGCGGAGATTACGTTTGACCTTAAGACAACCTCAAGACTCGTTGTGGGCCTCGACGAGGGTGGGACGTACGAGACGGGCATAACCCTGCTCAGGAACTACGGGGTCCCGTACATTCCGGGAACAGCCCTGAAGGGCGTTGCCAAGCACTATGCTGTTGAGAAGCTCGTGAAGAGCCACTGGTTCAAAAACGGGAAGTTTCGGGAGGAACTCTTTGATGGCATTTTTGAGGAGGAAACCGAAAGGCTGGCCGGCAAATACAGAAAGGATGGAAAGAAGTTCAACGAGGACGTCTACGGAGCTATGGAGGTTACGATGCTGGCACTTGAAGAGGAATCGAACGAAGAAAAAGGAGAACCACCAAAGGAATTTCTCAACTGGGAGATATCCTTGAACGGTGAGACCATAACGGTTTCAGAGCTGAGGAAAATCTTCGGAACCAAGGCTAAAGAGGGAAGCGTCGTGTTCCTCGATGCTCTCCCAGACCCCAATAACCTAGAGAACATCCTCGAATGGGACATAATGAATCCCCATTACAGCCCGTACTACCAGAGGAACGAGGTTCCCGGGGACTGGCACAACCCCACCCCGATAAAGTTCCTTGTCGTGAAGCCCGACGTTAGGTTTCTCTTCAGACTGAGGAAAGCCAAGACCTGCACTGGAAACTGTGATGGCCTTTTAACGAAGGCAGAGGCACTCCTGATGGAGGCACTTAAAAACCACGGCGTTGGGGCCAAGACTGCCCTCGGCTACGGGCGCTTCGACGTTCCTTGA